A section of the Falco rusticolus isolate bFalRus1 chromosome Z, bFalRus1.pri, whole genome shotgun sequence genome encodes:
- the LOC119141537 gene encoding corticotropin-releasing factor-binding protein: MPSAFQFQCHFVLIFLAASKGETRYLEVRDVGEDEPFLLLSEDLKRELSAGQIYRRSLRCIDMLSIEGQFTFTADQPQLHCATFFIGEPEELITINYNFVNIDCQGGDILKVFDGWILKGEKFPSSLDHPLPTSQRYVDFCESGNIQRSIRSSQNVAMVFFRIHQPGNGFTVTVKKNANLFPCNVISQTPSGRFTMVIPHQHRNCSFSIIYPVVIKISDLILGHLNGLFLKKPSAGCAGMGDFVELLGGTGLDPSKMFPLADLCHSFHGSAQMKIGCDNTVLRMVSSGKHINRVTFEYHQLDLQETENRKENSIEEFCFPSI, from the exons ATGCCGTCTGCTTTCCAGTTTCAGTGCCACTTCGTTCTCATCTTCCTGGCAGCCTCCAAGGGGGAGACCAGATACCTAGAG GTGAGGGATGTTGGTGAAGATGAGCCCTTCCTACTCCTCAGTGAAGATCTGAAGCGAGAGCTGTCTGCAGGGCAGATCTACCGGCGGTCACTTC GGTGTATCGACATGCTAAGTATAGAGGGGCAGTTCACCTTCACTGCAGACCAACCGCAGCTGCACTGTGCAACATTCTTCATCGGGGAGCCCGAGGAGCTCATCACAATAAACTACAACTTTGTAAACATCGATTGCCAAGGGGGCGACATCCTGAAG GTATTTGATGGCTGGATACTCAAAGGAGAGAAATTTCCCAGTTCCTTGGACCATCCCCTCCCCACTTCCCAAAGATATGTAGATTTTTGTGAAAGTGGCAATATTCAGAGGAGCATCAGGTCATCGCAGAATGTGGCAATGGTCTTCTTCAGGATTCACCAGCCAGGCAATGGATTTACTgtcacagtaaagaaaaacGCCAACCTCTTTC CTTGCAATGTCATCTCTCAGACTCCCTCAGGAAGGTTTACCATGGTCATTCCTCATCAACACAGGAACTGCAGCTTCTCCATAATCTACCCAGTGGTGATAAAAATATCTGATCTTATCCTGGGACATTTAAATGGTCTTTTTCTAAAG AAACCATCAGCAGGCTGTGCAGGAATGGGAGATTTTGTGGAGCTTCTAGGAGGAACTGGCTTAGATCCATCCAAGATGTTTCCACTAGCTGATCTCTGTCACTCCTTTCATGGGTCTG CCCAAATGAAGATTGGCTGTGACAATACTGTGCTGCGAATGGTCTCCAGTGGCAAACACATCAACCGTGTGACATTTGAGTATCATCAACTAGAtctgcaggagacagaaaacagaaaggagaataGCATTGAGGAATTCTGCTTTCCTAGTATCTGA